A region of Lycium barbarum isolate Lr01 chromosome 3, ASM1917538v2, whole genome shotgun sequence DNA encodes the following proteins:
- the LOC132634003 gene encoding PTI1-like tyrosine-protein kinase At3g15890, whose amino-acid sequence MLKTCFNCFGGEQRPEISAQKNRDYPWDIYTLKELVNATNNFHNDNKIGEGGFGSVYWGRTSKGIEIAVKRLKAMSAKAEMEFAIEVEILGRVRHKNLLGLRGFYAGEDERLIVYDYMPNHSLITHLHGTLSADCLLDWPRRMRIAIGSAEGLCYLHHEANPHIIHRDIKASNVLLDSNFQAKVADFGFAKLIPDGVTHLTTRVKGTLGYLAPEYAMWGKVSESCDVYSFGILLLEIISARKPLEKLPNGVKRDIVQWALPYLQKGDFNHIADPRLKGKFNRDQLKNTILIAMKCTDGNPENRPSMLEVVDWLKGNVVEKRKKEIKINENEDYVDEETTGYEGYAKKKNKPRLPISESKIRK is encoded by the exons ATGTTGAAGACGTGTTTTAATTGCTTTGGTGGTGAACAAAGACCAGAGATCAG TGCTCAGAAGAACAGGGATTATCCATGGGATATTTACACATTAAAAGAGCTTGTTAATGCAACAAACAATTTCCATAATGATAACAAGATCGGTGAAGGCGGGTTTGGAAGTGTTTATTGGGGTCGAACAAGTAAAGGTATCGAG ATAGCTGTGAAAAGGCTAAAGGCGATGAGTGCAAAAGCAGAAATGGAGTTTGCAATAGAAGTGGAGATACTTGGAAGAGTGAGACATAAGAATTTATTAGGTCTTAGAGGATTTTATGCAGGCGAGGATGAAAGGCTTATAGTTTATGATTATATGCCTAATCATAGCTTAATCACTCATCTGCATGGCACACTTTCTGCTGACTGTCTTCTTGATTGGCCACGAAGAATGAGGATTGCTATTGGATCTGCTGAGGGATTATG ttACTTGCACCATGAAGCAAATCCTCATATCATACACCGAGATATAAAGGCAAGCAATGTCCTTCTAGATTCAAATTTTCAAGCAAAAGTGGCAGATTTTGGATTTGCTAAGTTGATACCTGATGGGGTTACTCACCTAACAACAAGAGTTAAAGGAACCCTAGGGTACTTAGCACCCGAATACGCCATGTGGGGAAAAGTCTCTGAGAGTTGTGATGTTTATAGTTTTGGAATATTACTTCTCGAGATAATTAGTGCTCGAAAACCTTTGGAAAAACTCCCTAATGGTGTTAAACGTGACATTGTGCAATGGGCTCTTCCATATCTACAAAAAGGTGACTTTAATCACATTGCTGATCCTAGGCTCAAAGGGAAGTTCAATCGTGATCAATTGAAGAACACAATCTTGATTGCCATGAAATGCACTGACGGAAATCCTGAAAATAGGCCAAGTATGTTGGAAGTGGTCGATTGGCTTAAGGGTAATGTGGTGGAAAAGAGGAAGAAAGAGATCAAAATAAACGAGAACGAGGACTATGTTGATGAAGAGACCACTGGCTATGAAGGATATGCTAAGAAAAAAAACAAGCCAAGATTACCAATTTCGGAGTCAAAGATTAGGAAATAA